The Juglans regia cultivar Chandler chromosome 2, Walnut 2.0, whole genome shotgun sequence genome includes a window with the following:
- the LOC108985410 gene encoding E3 ubiquitin-protein ligase UPL1-like isoform X2 yields MKLKRRRALEVPPRIRSFIDSVTAVPLEDIEEPLKSFIWEFDKGDFHHWVDLFNHFDSVFEKHIKSRKDLQVEDNFLDSDPPFPKEAVVQILRVIRIILENCTNKHFYSSYEHLCLLLASTDPDVVEACLQTLAAFLKKTIGKYSIRDASMSSKLFALAQGWGGKEEGLGLIATAVQDGCDPIAYELGCTMHFEFYASSELSCELPAAEHSMQGLQIIHLPDINSRLETDLELLSNLVAEYKVPTSLRFSLLTRLRFARAFGSLASRQQYTCIRLYAFIVLVQASGDADDLVSFFNTEPEFVNELVSLLSYEDAVPEKIRILCLLSLVALCQDRSRQPSVLTVVTSGGHRGILSSLMQKAIDSVISDASKWSVVFAEALLSLVTVLVSSSSGCSAMREAGFIPTLLPLLKDTNPQHLHLVSTAVHILEAFMDYSNPAAALFRDLGGLDDTISRLKVEVSRIENGSKQPGESSDCGARSKQVVAGASNQLDDMQPLYSEALVSYHRRLLTKALLRAISLGTYAPGNTTRVYSSEESLPCCLRIIFQRAKDFGGGVFSLAATVMSDLIHKDPTCFPVLDAAGLPSAFLDAIMDGVLCSSDAITCIPQCLDALCLNNNGLQSVKDRNALRCFVKIFTSRMYLRALTSDTSVSLSSGLDELMRHASSLRGPGVDMLIEILNAILRIGSGVDASHLSTDPSCSSTPVPMETDGEERNLVLSDDREISKIDNSDQTTEPSADSSIVNIESFLSDCVSNVARLLETILQNADTCRIFVEKKGIEAVLQLFTLPLMPLAVSVGQNISVAFKNFSPQHSASLAREVCSFLREHLKSTNEFLASVGGTQLAIVESALQNKVLRYLCSLEGILSLSNFLLKGTTSVVSELGTADADVLRDLGSAYREIIWQISLCNDSKVDEKKNADQVPESSEAAPSNAIGRESDDDLNIPVVRYMNPVSLRNGSQSLWAGDRDFLSVVRSGEGLHRRSRHGLTRIRGRTGRHLEALNIDSEVPSNVPETSSQDLKKKSPDVLVLEILNKLASTLRSFFTALVKGFTSPNRRRADSGSLSSASKALGTGLAKVFFEALSFSGNSTSVGLDMSLSVKCRYLGKVVDDMASITFDSRRRTCYTAMVNNFYVHGTFKELLTTFEATSQLLWTMPHSIPTSGIENEKAGEVSKLSHSAWLLDTLQSYCRVLEYFVNSSLLLPPNSASQAQLLVQPVAVGLSIGLFPVPRDPEVFVRMLQSQVLDVILPIWNHPRFPGCSLGFIASILSLVTHVYSGVGDVKQNRSGIAGTTGQRFIPPPPDEATIATIVEMGFTRARAEEALRRVETNSVEMAMEWLFSHAEDPVQEDDELARALALSLGSSSETSKVDNVDKSIDVLTENGQMKAPPVDDILVASVKLFQSSDTLAFPLTDLFVTLCNRNKGEDRPRVASYLIQQLKLCPLDFSKDTGALSMLSHIITLLLFEDGNTRGIAAESGIVPAAVDILINFKARNESGNELLVPRCISALLLILDNMLQSRPKFCSESMEGTPAGSLLDSSGDLASFSVPTSVQEKKPASNAPVKDSGTAFEKILGRATGYLTAEESHKVLLVVCDLIKQHVPAVIMQAVLQLCARLTKTHSLALQFLENGGLAALFSLPRSSFFPGYDTVASAIVRHLLEDPQTLQTAMELEIRQTLTGNGHAGRVSVRTFLTSMAPVISRDPVVFMKACGAVCQLETSAGRTFVVLSKEKEKEKDKSKTSFVEAGLSSNECVRISENKIHDGSGKCSKGHKKIPANLTQVMDQLLDIVLKYPSAKSHEGNVNNLSSMEVDEPATKVKGKSKVDETMKLESDSERSAGLAKVTFVLKLLSDILLMYVHAVGVILKRDLELCQLRGSNPLDGPGNEGGVIHHILHRLLPLSIDKSAGPDEWRGKLSEKASWFMVVLCGRSSEGRRRVIGELVKSLFSFSNLESNSTKSILLPDKKVCAFVDLVYSILSKNSTSSNLPSSSGCSPDIAKNMIDGGMVQCLTSILQVIDLDHPDAPKIVNLILKALECLTRAANASEQIFKSDGTNKKKPMGLSGRPDDQSTAPSAAHTVEHNQNTNRQEEARVAEENEQQNQGASQNEGNHDANPNESVEQDMRIEVEDTTVTNPPVELGIDFMREEMEEGGVLHNTDQIDINFRVENRADEDMGDEDDDMGDDDEDDEVEDEDEDIAEDGGGMMSLADTDVEDHDDAGLGDDYNDEMIDEEDDDFHENRVIEVRWREALDGLDHLQVLGQPGSAGGLIDVAAEPFEGVNVDDLFGLRRPLGFERRRQTGGRSSFERSVAEVNGFQHPLLLRPSQSGDLVSMWSSGGNSSRDVEALSSGSFDIAHFYMFDAPVLPFDNVPSSLFGDRLGGAAPPPLTDYSVGMDSLQLPGRRGPGDGRWTDDGQPQAGAQAAAIAQAVEEHFISQLRSVAPPNGTDERQSQNSEVQEKQPDAPPSNSDPVAVEGANTNSQQSEGQHQENGDETTLNPVVESVTCGEQVNSESIHAVECLQALEPMLIQPFSLNTTPNGHDNMEIGEGNGNADEQVGTMPEFVNSSTDFHDDSQCDGGSEAPASFHNVLLQASDCDGSSRTDEQASNHGLAVSGLPMPNSEDCHASPVLASIDVDMNNIDAGGNQSEQPVLDVTDEPLSRQNTLVALDSSLAEQTSMNSEVPGANAIDPTFLDALPEDLRAEVLASQQAQPIQPPTYAPPSAEDIDPEFLAALPPDIQAEVLAQQQQAQRVSQQAEGQPVDMDNASIIATFPADLREEVLLTSSEAVLSALPSPLLAEAQLLRDRVMSHYQARSLFGSSHRLNNRRNGLGFDRQTVMDRGVGITLGRRTASTIADGLKVKEIEGEPLLDVNALKALVRLLRLAQPLGKGLLQRLLLNLCAHSVTRAILVRLLLDMIKPEAEGSVSELATINSQRLYGCQSNVVYGRSQLLDGLPPLVLRRTFEIFTYLATNHSAVANMLFYFDPSLVPEHLSPICTEAKKDKGKEKIVEGLSSMPLWSSLDGDTPLILFLKLLNRPLFLRSTAHLEQVMGLLQAVVYTAASKLEYQPQSEAATENPQDLPGNEASVDAQKDPPLSEPESKQEDRHAGAESTASDGKRSIDMYNIFLRLPQSELRNLCNLLGREGLSDKVYMLAGEVLKKLASVVAPHRKLFISELSESAHGLSSSAVNELVTLRKTHMLGLSAGSMAGAAILRVLQALSLLTSSSVNESTGFKNDGEQEEQAIMKRLNVALEPLWQELSDCISVTETQLGQSSFSQTMSNINVGERVQGTTTSSPLPPGTQRLLPFIEAFFVLCEKLQANQSITHQDHANTTAREVNESARSSAFLITKCGVDSQKKFDGGVTFTRFAEKHRRLLNAFIRQNPGLLEKSLSMLLKAPRLIDFDNKRAYFRSKIRQQPEQHHSGPLRISVRRAYVLEDSYNQLRMRPSLDLKGRLNVQFQGEEGIDAGGLTREWYQLLSRVIFDKGALLFTTVGNNATFQPNPNSVYQTEHLSYFKFVGRVVAKALFDGQLLDVYFTRSFYKHILYAKVTYHDIEAVDPDYYKNLKWMLENDVNDILDLTFSMDADEEKHILYGKNEVTDYELKPGGRNIRVTEETKHEYVDLVAGHILTNAIRPQIDSFLEGFNELVTQDLISIFNDKELELLISGLPEIDLDDLKANTEYTGYTAASIVIQWFWEVVQAFNKEDMARLLQFVTGTSKVPLEGFKALQGISGPQRFQIHKAYGAPDRLPSAHTCFNQLDLPEYTSKEQLQERLLLAIHEANEGFGFG; encoded by the exons ATGAAGTTGAAGCGAAGGAGGGCACTAGAAGTG CCTCCAAGAATTAGATCCTTCATCGATAGTGTTACCGCTGTTCCACTCGAGGATATTGAAGAACCCCTCAAAAGTTTCATTTGGGAGTTTGATAAG GGAGACTTCCATCATTGGGTGGATctttttaatcattttgattCAGTTTTTGAGAAGCACATAAAATCAAGGAAGGATTTGCAGGTTGAGGATAATTTTCTGGACTCTGATCCTCCTTTCCCAAAAGAAGCTGTTGTTCAAATTCTTCGTgttataagaataattttggaGAATTGCACAAATAAGCACTTCTATAGTTCTTATGAG CATCTTTGTTTACTGCTTGCTTCCACTGATCCGGATGTTGTTGAGGCATGCCTACAGACTTTGGCtgcttttttgaaaaaaacaattggCAAATACTCCATTAGAGATGCTTCTATGAGCTCAAAGTTATTTGCTCTTGCACAAGGTTGGGGTGGAAAGGAAGAGGGGCTTGGGTTGATTGCGACTGCTGTACAGGATGGTTGTGACCCTATTGCCTATGAGTTGGGTTGCACCATGCATTTTGAATTCTATGCTTCCAGTGAGTTGTCCTGCGAACTCCCTGCTGCAGAACATTCAATGCAGGGTTTACAAATCATTCATCTACCTGACATCAATAGTCGCCTAGAGACTGATCTAGAGCTCTTAAGCAATTTAGTTGCAGAATACAAAGTACCCACCAGTTTAAGATTTTCTCTATTGACAAGATTGCGGTTTGCAAGGGCTTTTGGCTCTTTAGCTTCTCGGCAGCAGTATACCTGCATCCGTTTGTATGCCTTCATAGTTCTTGTTCAAGCAAGTGGTGATGCAGATGACCTAGTATCTTTCTTTAACACCGAGCCTGAGTTTGTCAATGAGTTAGTGTCATTGTTAAGCTATGAAGATGCAGTTCCTGAGAAGATTCGAATTCTATGCCTGCTTTCTTTGGTTGCTCTTTGTCAAGATAGGTCTCGTCAGCCTTCTGTGTTGACTGTTGTCACATCTGGTGGTCACCGTGGAATCCTATCCAGCCTAATGCAAAAGGCCATTGACTCCGTTATTAGTGATGCCTCGAAGTGGTCTGTAGTTTTTGCTGAGGCACTGTTATCCCTTGTCACTGTTTTGGTTTCATCTTCTTCAGGTTGCTCAGCCATGCGTGAAGCAGGATTTATTCCTACTCTTCTACCCCTCCTTAAAGATACAAATCCGCAACACTTGCATTTGGTAAGCACAGCTGTGCACATTCTAGAAGCTTTTATGGATTACAGCAATCCAGCTGCTGCATTGTTCAGAGACTTGGGTGGTTTGGATGATACCATCTCTCGTCTGAAGGTGGAAGTGTCACGCATAGAAAATGGTTCAAAGCAACCAGGTGAAAGTTCTGATTGTGGTGCGAGGAGTAAGCAAGTGGTTGCAGGTGCCTCCAATCAGCTAGATGATATGCAGCCTCTGTATTCTGAAGCATTAGTTTCGTATCACAGGCGATTGCTGACAAAAGCTTTACTGCGTGCTATATCCCTTGGAACTTATGCCCCTGGAAATACCACACGTGTTTATAGCTCAGAGGAGAGTTTGCCTTGTTGCTTACGCATAATTTTTCAAAGGGCAAAAGATTTTGGTGGTGGGGTGTTTTCACTTGCAGCTACTGTCATGAGTGATTTGATTCACAAAGATCCCACTTGTTTTCCTGTCTTAGATGCAGCTGGTCTTCCTTCTGCCTTCTTGGATGCTATAATGGATGGTGTTCTATGCTCATCTGATGCCATAACATGCATACCTCAGTGTTTGGATGCTTTGTGCCTAAACAATAATGGCCTTCAGTCCGTTAAAGATCGCAATGCTTTGAGGTGTTTCGTGAAAATATTTACTTCAAGAATGTATTTGCGTGCCCTCACTAGTGACACCTCTGTATCCTTGTCTAGTGGACTGGATGAACTAATGCGCCATGCTTCTTCATTGCGCGGGCCTGGAGTGGATATGTTGATTGAGATCTTGAATGCCATATTGAGAATTGGATCTGGGGTTGATGCTTCTCACTTGTCAACTGATCCTTCATGCTCTTCTACTCCTGTTCCCATGGAAACTGATGGTGAAGAGAGGAACTTGGTTCTTTCAGATGATAGGGAAATATCCAAGATAGATAATTCAGACCAGACCACCGAGCCATCTGCTGATTCCTCAATAGTTAATATTGAGTCATTCCTGTCTGACTGTGTGAGCAATGTTGCTCGACTTCTGGAAACAATACTGCAGAATGCCGATACATGTCGTATATTTGTAGAGAAGAAGGGGATTGAAGCTGTTCTGCAGTTATTTACTTTGCCTTTAATGCCTCTGGCAGTGTCTGTTGGTCAGAATATCTCCGTTGCCTTTAAGAACTTCTCACCACAGCATTCAGCTTCTCTTGCTCGGGAAGTATGCTCATTTCTGAGGGAGCATCTGAAATCAACAAATGAATTCCTAGCTTCAGTTGGAGGGACTCAGCTTGCCATAGTTGAATCTGCATTGCAAAATAAGGTTTTGAGATATCTTTGCAGTCTTGAAGGCATTCTGTCCCTATCTAATTTTTTGCTGAAGGGGACTACTAGTGTGGTCTCAGAGCTTGGCACTGCAGATGCTGATGTATTGAGAGATCTTGGGAGCGCATACAGGGAAATAATCTGGCAAATTTCTTTATGTAATGACTCCAAGGTGGATGAGAAGAAGAATGCTGATCAAGTACCTGAGAGTTCAGAGGCAGCTCCATCTAATGCTATTGGAAGAGAGAGTGATGATGATTTAAACATTCCAGTGGTGAGATACATGAACCCTGTTTCCCTCAGGAATGGTTCTCAATCTCTATGGGCTGGTGACAGGGATTTTCTATCAGTTGTTCGTTCTGGTGAAGGTTTGCACCGTCGTAGTCGACATGGGTTGACACGCATTCGGGGAAGAACAGGCAGGCATCTGGAGGCTTTGAACATTGATTCTGAAGTTCCGTCTAATGTACCGGAGACATCTTCCCAagacttgaaaaagaaaagtccCGATGTTCTTGTTTTGGAAATTCTTAACAAGCTTGCTTCAACGTTGCGCTCTTTCTTCACAGCTCTTGTCAAGGGATTCACATCACCAAACCGTCGTAGAGCTGACTCAGGGTCGTTGAGTTCTGCTTCAAAGGCTCTTGGAACTGGACTGGCTAAAGTTTTTTTTGAGGCTCTTAGTTTCTCTGGGAATTCTACTTCTGTGGGGCTTGACATGTCATTATCAGTGAAATGTCGATACCTTGGAAAGGTTGTGGATGACATGGCATCAATAACATTTGACAGCAGGCGACGTACTTGTTATACTGCAATGGTCAATAATTTTTATGTTCACGGTACCTTTAAGGAGCTACTGACAACATTTGAAGCCACAAGTCAGTTGTTGTGGACAATGCCACACTCTATCCCCACATCAGGTATTGAGAATGAAAAGGCGGGTGAAGTAAGTAAATTGTCTCATAGTGCATGGCTACTTGATACGTTACAGAGCTATTGCCGGGTGCTTGAGTATTTTGTTAATTCTTCTTTACTACTACCTCCAAACTCTGCATCCCAAGCACAGCTTCTTGTTCAGCCGGTTGCTGTTGGTCTTTCTATTGGGCTATTTCCGGTTCCAAGGGACCCTGAAGTATTTGTCCGTATGCTGCAATCTCAGGTTCTTGATGTTATACTTCCTATCTGGAACCACCCCAGGTTTCCTGGTTGTAGTCTGGGTTTCATTGCTTCCATTCTTTCACTTGTTACACATGTGTACTCTGGTGTGGGAGATGTGAAACAAAATCGCAGTGGCATTGCAGGGACTACCGGCCAGAGATTCATTCCCCCACCTCCTGATGAAGCTACTATTGCCACAATTGTTGAGATGGGTTTTACAAGAGCAAGAGCAGAGGAAGCACTAAGACGAGTGGAAACAAATAGTGTTGAAATGGCCATGGAATGGCTGTTTAGTCATGCTGAGGATCCTGTACAGGAGGATGATGAACTAGCTCGGGCACTTGCACTGTCCCTGGGAAGTTCATCAGAAACATCTAAAGTTGATAATGTTGACAAGTCAATAGACGTACTGACGGAAAATGGGCAGATGAAGGCACCCCCtgttgatgatattcttgtGGCATCAGTGAAACTATTTCAGAGCAGTGATACATTGGCATTTCCATTAACAGATTTGTTTGTTACGCTTTGCAATCGGAACAAAGGAGAAGATCGTCCAAGAGTGGCATCTTATCTTATTCAGCAGCTGAAGCTTTGCCCTTTGGATTTTTCAAAGGATACTGGTGCACTGAGCATGTTATCACATATTATAACATTACTTCTGTTTGAGGATGGAAATACACGAGGAATTGCTGCAGAGAGTGGTATTGTACCTGCTGCAGTAGATATATTGATCAATTTTAAGGCTAGAAATGAGTCAGGAAACGAGCTTCTGGTCCCAAGGTGTATTAGTGCTTTACTGCTTATATTGGATAACATGCTGCAGTCCCGTCCCAAATTTTGTTCTGAAAGTATGGAAGGAACTCCAGCAGGGTCTCTGCTGGATTCGTCTGGAGATCTTGCTTCCTTTTCAGTTCCTACATCAGTTCAAGAGAAAAAGCCAGCTTCAAATGCCCCTGTGAAAGACTCTGGTACagcatttgaaaaaatattgggGAGGGCGACTGGATATTTGACTGCTGAAGAGAGTCATAAGGTGCTGCTAGTTGTTTGTGACTTGATAAAACAGCATGTCCCAGCTGTGATCATGCAGGCTGTTCTACAATTATGTGCTCGGTTGACAAAAACACACTCTCTAGCTTTGCAGTTCCTTGAAAATGGAGGTTTGGCTGCTCTTTTTAGTCTTCCAAGAAGTAGTTTTTTCCCTGGATATGACACTGTTGCATCTGCTATTGTGAGACATCTCCTTGAAGATCCTCAAACACTGCAAACAGCTATGGAATTAGAGATACGACAAACTTTGACTGGAAACGGGCATGCTGGGCGTGTGTCTGTGCGGACTTTTTTGACATCAATGGCACCTGTTATCTCCAGGGATCCTGTGGTTTTCATGAAAGCCTGTGGTGCTGTTTGCCAGTTGGAGACATCTGCAGGTAGGACCTTTGTTGTGTTATCtaaggaaaaagagaaggaaaaggacAAATCAAAGACATCTTTTGTTGAAGCTGGATTATCTTCCAATGAATGTGTCCggatttctgaaaataaaattcatgatGGATCAGGGAAATGCTCTAAGGGCCACAAAAAGATCCCTGCCAATCTCACTCAAGTAATGGATCAACTTCTTGATATAGTCTTAAAATACCCTTCAGCGAAAAGCCATGAAGGTAATGTGAATAACTTATCTTCTATGGAGGTTGATGAACCTGCTACAAAGGTGAAGGGTAAATCGAAGGTTGATGAGACAATGAAATTAGAGTCCGATTCCGAAAGATCTGCAGGACTTGCTAAGGTGACTTTTGTCCTCAAGTTATTAAGTGACATTCTTCTGATGTATGTACATGCAGTTGGAGTTATACTTAAGCGGGATCTGGAATTGTGTCAACTCCGGGGATCTAATCCTCTGGATGGTCCTGGAAATGAGGGGGGAgtaattcatcatattttacatcGGTTACTTCCACTTTCTATTGATAAATCTGCAGGACCTGATGAATGGAGAGGCAAGTTGTCTGAAAAAGCTTCATGGTTTATGGTTGTTCTGTGTGGTCGATCTAGTGAAGGTCGTAGGCGAGTAATTGGTGAACTTGTGAAATCCTTATTCTCATTTTCAAACTTAGAGAGCAATTCTACCAAGAGCATTTTATTGCCAGATAAGAAGGTCTGTGCTTTTGTTGATTTGGTGTATTCTATTTTGTCAAAAAACTCAACATCCAGTAACTTGCCTAGCAGTTCTGGATGCTCACCTGACATAGCAAAAAACATGATAGATGGAGGAATGGTTCAATGCTTGACTAGCATTCTTCAAGTGATTGATTTGGACCATCCTGATGCTCCTAAAATTGTGAATCTTATACTTAAGGCCTTGGAATGTTTAACGAGGGCTGCTAATGCTAGTgaacaaatttttaaatctgatggtacgaacaaaaaaaaacccatgGGTTTAAGTGGAAGACCTGATGATCAGTCAACTGCACCATCAGCTGCTCATACTGTGGAGCATAATCAAAATACAAACAGACAAGAGGAAGCCAGAGTTGCAGAGgagaatgaacaacagaatcAAGGAGCTTCTCAAAATGAAGGTAACCATGATGCGAATCCTAATGAGTCTGTAGAGCAAGATATGAGAATAGAAGTGGAGGATACAACGGTTACCAATCCACCTGTGGAGCTTGGGATAGATTTTATGCGTGAAGAGATGGAAGAGGGTGGTGTTTTGCACAACACTGACCAAATTGATATAAATTTTCGTGTTGAGAACAGAGCTGATGAAGATATGGGTGATGAGGACGATGACATgggtgatgatgatgaggatgatgaggttgaggatgaggatgaggatatAGCGGAAGATGGTGGGGGCATGATGTCTCTTGCTGATACGGATGTGGAAGACCATGATGATGCGGGCTTGGGAGATGactataatgatgagatgattgatgaagaggatgatgattTTCATGAGAATCGCGTCATAGAGGTAAGATGGAGGGAAGCCCTTGATGGGTTAGATCATTTGCAGGTACTTGGGCAACCTGGGTCTGCAGGTGGTCTAATTGATGTTGCAGCTGAACCTTTCGAAGGAGTTAATGTGGATGACCTTTTTGGTCTTCGGAGGCCTTTAGGATTTGAGCGCCGCCGTCAAACAGGTGGTAGGTCTTCCTTTGAGCGATCTGTTGCAGAAGTGAATGGTTTTCAGCATCCCCTTCTTTTAAGACCATCCCAGTCAGGGGACCTGGTTTCAATGTGGTCATCAGGTGGGAATTCGTCCAGAGATGTGGAAGCTCTGTCGTCTGGGAGTTTTGACATTGCTCATTTCTACATGTTTGATGCTCCTGTTCTTCCATTTGATAATGTTCCAAGCAGTCTCTTTGGTGACCGTTTGGGTGGGGCAGCACCCCCACCTTTGACTGATTATTCTGTAGGCATGGACTCCTTGCAGTTACCAGGACGAAGAGGCCCTGGTGATGGTCGGTGGACTGATGATGGCCAGCCACAAGCTGGTGCTCAAGCTGCTGCTATTGCACAGGCGGTAGAGGAACATTTCATTTCTCAATTGCGCAGTGTAGCTCCTCCCAACGGTACTGATGAAAGGCAGTCCCAAAATTCTGAAGTGCAGGAGAAGCAACCAGATGCCCCTCCATCCAATAGTGATCCGGTAGCAGTGGAGGGTGCTAACACTAACAGTCAACAAAGCGAAGGGCAGCATCAAGAAAATGGTGATGAAACCACGCTTAACCCCGTGGTTGAGAGTGTAACCTGTGGAGAGCAAGTTAATTCAGAATCCATTCATGCAGTTGAATGTTTACAGGCACTTGAGCCTATGCTGATCCAACCATTTTCACTTAACACCACACCAAATGGGCATGACAACATGGAAATTGGTGAAGGAAATGGCAATGCTGATGAGCAGGTAGGGACAATGCCAGAGTTTGTCAACTCATCAACCGACTTTCATGATGATTCACAATGTGATGGGGGTTCTGAAGCTCCTGCGAGTTTCCATAATGTGCTACTTCAGGCATCCGATTGTGATGGATCTTCAAGAACTGATGAACAGGCCAGTAATCATGGTTTAGCAGTTTCTGGTTTGCCAATGCCTAATTCTGAAGATTGTCATGCATCTCCCGTCCTCGCAAGTATTGATGTCGATATGAATAATATTGATGCTGGAGGAAATCAATCTGAGCAACCTGTGCTTGATGTTACAGATGAGCCTTTGTCAAGACAAAATACCCTGGTTGCTCTTGACTCTAGTCTGGCTGAGCAGACTAGTATGAATAGTGAGGTGCCTGGTGCTAATGCTATTGATCCCACCTTCTTGGACGCACTTCCTGAAGATCTGCGGGCAGAAGTACTAGCTTCCCAGCAAGCTCAGCCTATTCAGCCTCCGACTTATGCACCGCCTTCTGCCGAAGATATTGATCCTGAGTTTTTAGCTGCTCTTCCTCCTGATATTCAAGCAGAAGTTTTGGCCCAACAACAACAAGCTCAGAGGGTGTCACAGCAGGCTGAAGGACAACCAGTTGACATGGATAATGCTTCAATCATTGCCACTTTTCCTGCTGATTTGCGTGAAGAG GTACTTCTGACTTCATCAGAAGCAGTTCTGTCTGCTTTGCCCTCTCCATTACTCGCTGAAGCCCAATTGTTAAGGGACCGAGTTATGAGTCATTATCAAGCTCGCAGCCTTTTTGGAAGCAGCCACAGGCTAAATAATCGGAGGAATGGGTTGGGTTTTGACAGACAGACCGTGATGGACAGGGGTGTTGGAATTACACTAGGCCGGAGGACAGCTTCCACCATTGCAGATGGCTTGAAGGTGAAGGAAATTGAAGGTGAGCCACTTCTGGATGTAAATGCATTGAAAGCTCTTGTCCGACTCCTACGATTAGCTCAG CCCCTTGGCAAAGGTCTCTTGCAGAGACTCTTGTTAAACCTTTGTGCACATAGTGTTACAAGAGCAATACTAGTTCGTCTTTTGCTTGATATGATAAAGCCTGAGGCTGAGGGCTCAGTCAGTGAATTGGCAACAATAAACTCCCAGAGGCTATATGGCTGTCAGTCAAATGTTGTGTATGGTCGGTCCCAGTTGTTGGATG GTCTTCCTCCACTGGTCTTGCGTCgaacttttgagattttcaCATACTTGGCTACTAATCATTCTGCTGTTGCCAATATGTTATTCTACTTTGATCCTTCACTTGTTCCAGAGCATCTGAGTCCAATATGTACAGAAGCCAAGAAGGATAAAGGCAAGGAGAAAATTGTGGAAGGACTTTCATCAATGCCTTTGTGGAGCTCTCTGGATGGGGATACTCCGTTGATACTGTTCTTGAAGCTTTTGAATCGACCACTTTTTCTGCGCAGCACTGCTCACCTCGAGCAG GTCATGGGCCTTCTTCAAGCAGTTGTTTATACTGCAGCATCAAAATTAGAGTACCAGCCGCAATCTGAAGCGGCTACAGAAAATCCCCAAGATTTGCCAGGCAATGAAGCTTCTGTTGATGCCCAAAAAGATCCTCCTTTATCAGAACCAGAGTCTAAGCAAGAGGATAGACATGCTGGTGCTGAGTCAACGGCTTCAGATGGAAAGAGGAGCATTgatatgtataatatttttttgcgaTTGCCCCAATCTGAACTCCGAAATCTGTGCAATCTTCTTGGTCGTGAGGG GCTTTCAGATAAAGTGTATATGCTTGCTGGTGAGGTGTTGAAGAAGTTGGCCTCAGTTGTTGCACCGCATCGAAAGTTATTTATTTCAGAGCTTTCTGAATCAGCCCATGGATTGAGCAGTTCTGCCGTCAATGAGCTTGTCACTCTGCGGAAAACACACATGCTGGGTTTGAGTGCTGGTTCCATGGCTGGTGCAGCAATCCTACGTGTGCTACAAGCACTCAGCTTACTCACTTCATCTAGCGTTAATGAGAGTACAGGATTCAAGAATGATGGAGAGCAGGAGGAACAGGCTATTATGAAAAGGCTGAATGTTGCACTTGAGCCCTTGTGGCAAGAGTTGAGTGATTGCATAAGTGTGACTGAGACACAGTTGGGTCAAAGCTCCTTCTCTCAGACTATGTCAAATATAAATGTTGGGGAGCGTGTCCAAGGCACGACGACTTCATCTCCCCTTCCTCCTGGAACCCAGAGACTGTTGCCCTTCATTGAGGCATTCTTTGTTTTGTGCGAAAAGCTACAAGCAAACCAGTCCATCACACATCAAGATCATGCCAATACAACTGCAAGGGAAGTCAACGAATCTGCCAGGAGTTCTGCCTTTTTAATCACAAAGTGCGGTGTGGATTCTCAGAAGAAGTTTGATGGTGGAGTTACATTTACAAGGTTTGCTGAGAAGCATCGCCGGCTATTGAATGCTTTTATTCGACAGAACCCAGGTTTATTAGAGAAATCTCTTTCTATGCTGCTGAAGGCACCAAGGCTAATCGATTTTGACAATAAGCGAGCTTATTTCCGTTCAAAAATCCGGCAGCAGCCTGAACAGCACCATTCTGGCCCATTGAGGATAAGTGTTCGGAGGGCTTATGTTTTGGAGGACTCATACAATCAGTTGCGGATGCGTCCCAGTCTGGACCTAAAGGGACGATTGAATGTGCAGTTTCAGGGTGAAGAGGGTATTGATGCTGGAGGTCTGACTAGAGAATGGTATCAATTACTGTCAAGGGTTATATTTGACAAGGGGGCATTGCTTTTCACTACTGTGGGAAACAATGCAACGTTCCAGCCAAACCCCAATTCTGTCTACCAGACAGAACATCTTTCTTACTTCAAGTTTGTGGGCCGAGTG GTTGCAAAGGCACTGTTTGACGGGCAACTTTTGGATGTTTATTTTACTCGATCATTCTATAAGCACATACTTTATGCCAAGGTGACTTACCATGATATAGAGGCAGTTGATCCTGATTACTACAAGAATTTGAAGTGGATGTTAGAG AATGATGTGAATGACATTCTTGACCTGACATTTAGCATGGATGCGGATGAGGAAAAGCATATCCTTTATGGGAAAAATGAG GTTACTGATTACGAGCTTAAACCTGGAGGAAGAAACATAAGGGTTACAGAAGAGACAAAGCACGAGTATGTTGACCTTGTTGCTGGACATATCTTGACAAATGCCATCCGTCCTCAAATTGATTCCTTTTTAGAGGGCTTCAATGAATTGGTAACTCAAGAccttatttctatttttaatgataaggaGCTCGAGCTACTTATAAGTGGACTTCCAGAGATTGATT TGGATGATTTGAAGGCCAACACAGAGTACACTG